A window of Pomacea canaliculata isolate SZHN2017 linkage group LG3, ASM307304v1, whole genome shotgun sequence contains these coding sequences:
- the LOC112560768 gene encoding uncharacterized protein LOC112560768 yields MMEVHQPLSCLSPTQRLSSLPSHQPPPSLHSPLSLPVRIPATPSPTSTMIIEASLHSSVSTPPDSPQQGETVPNTDMTQKEFIPEDFQTDGSLPETLPKEPIDSRTSWNANGPVGGDVRDSFDMFTRHVMNAKGLNGDGSPSPVPPQLSPKERSSVISEGEESQRSINECYTPPSNHASEGTDRRPSRRKQTLEDIVRRMRTVEPPENMYDTDEEMDQEDLIPLDEGQLPEDEVDGAPLEMPRYFSPQTCAESVIKRSMQGHYRDCEDMEEEEEIMEDNSSHEPENFLHINKSHDDSRSLSGSPELLHEPKMHHSSLTQEGTSRNPSNLGEDLERKGVLDGLPKPGMPPHLTPSLGGGLHCSLPMSSNISETAYSPHHYSTSKMNGWGFPGGLPHMFPFSPAGMLDHHGLGRKFLPFDSKMMPEVDKDYLKCSYCERTFRRQKNLENHIENTHQGKGSQRPKRENGDMYFKCTHCPYTTKHQSNLYVHLRIHTGERPYICGACGVQYSQSHSLKSHIINKHDGIMSYYIKEKRNRSPRGMGYMTTQVVSSAESNIFKLPPPPGMPSLQQSNMELVAKAIELAKSASSSDMPHPPPLLPAHPQHQLPHPGPPPSLASPLMSPNAAISTGPHGVFSKHSPQFPFNGHYFGASMPYGDLPATPTPAMIPLPSPGGHLSNGHSAISPTSSGNSNNNNNRGEMGLNLSAGQITPTSVSGFLPMSSMGSSLSPSGNLHSSPNNNNNNNNNNNSNANNNNSKASSTPDCGAIDLSKKAQDMSLQRGSCEDNLEHSTCRNCGHANKLKLLRFNVVRMLSILVPNLNFEEKGISADSDSVDELLQDVIESNTHDDDMLL; encoded by the exons ATGATGGAAGTGCACCAGCCTCTTAGTTGCTTGTCCCCAACCCAGCGTCTGTCCAGCCTGCCCAGTCACCAGCCACCCCCTTCCCTACACTCTCCACTGTCTCTGCCTGTGAGGATTCCTGCCACACCTTCCCCCACTAGCACCATGATCATCGAGGCTTCTCTGCACTCGTCTGTTTCCACGCCTCCAGATTCTCCTCAGCAAGGGGAGACTGTGCCCAACACAGACATGACTCAAAAGGAGTTTATCCCGGAGGATTTTCAGACAGATGGAAGTCTGCCTGAAACACTGCCAAAAGAGCCCATAGACAGTCGCACCTCGTGGAATGCTAATGGTCCTGTTGGTGGGGATGTAAGAGACAGTTTTGACATGTTCACACGTCATGTGATGAATGCAAAAGGACTTAATGGGGATGGTTCACCATCACCTGTTCCTCCACAGCTGAGTCCCAAAGAAAGATCTTCTGTGATTAGTGAGGGAGAAGAAAGCCAGAGGAGCATCAACGAATGCTACACACCACCATCCAACCATGCTTCTGAAGGCACAGACAGGCGGCCGTCCCGGCGGAAACAGACTTTGGAAGATATTGTTCGCAGGATGAGGACAGTAGAGCCACCAGAGAACATGTATGATACTGATGAAGAGATGGATCAAGAGGATTTGATTCCCCTGGATGAGGGTCAGCTGCCAGAAGATGAGGTGGATGGAGCACCCTTGGAGATGCCTCGCTACTTCAGTCCGCAGACGTGTGCTGAGTCCGTCATTAAACGCAGCATGCAAGGCCACTACAGGGACTGTGAGGacatggaggaggaggaggagatcaTGGAGGATAACAGCTCCCATGAACCAGAGAACTTCCTACACATCAACAAGAGTCATGATGATAGCAGAAGTCTAAGTGGCAGTCCCGAACTTCTTCATGAACCAAAAATGCACCATTCTTCACTGACCCAGGAAGGGACATCTAGGAATCCAAGCAACCTTGGTGAGGATTTGGAGAGGAAGGGTGTGCTGGATGGGCTTCCAAAACCAGGCATGCCACCTCACCTGACCCCATCACTGGGTGGTGGGCTTCACTGTTCACTACCTATGTCCTCTAACATCAGCGAGACAGCTTACTCCCCACATCATTATTCAACCTCCAAGATGAATGGCTGGGGCTTTCCTGGGGGTCTTCCCCATATGTTCCCCTTTTCCCCTGCAGGCATGCTGGACCATCATGGCCTGGGGCGAAAATTCCTGCCCTTTGACAGCAAGATGATGCCTGAAGTGGACAAGGACTATCTTAAGTGCAGCTACTGTGAACGTACCTTTCGCCGTCAGAAGAACCTGGAGAACCACATTGAGAACACGCACCAAGGGAAAGGATCCCAGCGGCCAAAACGAGAGAACGGGGACATGTACTTCAAGTGCACACATTGCCCCTACACCACCAAACATCAGAGCAATCTCTATGTGCACCTCAGAATTCACACAG GGGAGAGACCCTATATTTGTGGTGCTTGTGGGGTTCAGTACAGCCAAAGCCACAGTCTCAAGTCCCACATCATTAACAAGCATGATGGTATTATGTCCTACTACATTAAAGAAAAGCGAAACCGCTCTCCTCGGGGCATGGGCTATATGACCACACAGGTGGTCTCTTCTGCAGAAAGCAACATTTTCAAACTTCCACCCCCTCCAGGCATGCCCAGCCTGCAGCAGAGTAACATGGAGCTGGTGGCTAAAGCTATTGAGCTGGCCAAGAGTGCCAGCAGCAGTGACATGCCTCACccccctcctcttcttcctgccCATCCACAGCATCAACTTCCACACCCAGGTCCACCACCATCCCTTGCCTCTCCACTTATGTCTCCGAATGCTGCCATATCGACAGGCCCTCATGGAGTCTTCTCAAAGCACAGTCCGCAGTTTCCTTTTAATGGACATTATTTTGGGGCTAGTATGCCGTATGGAGATCTCCCAGCTACACCAACTCCTGCCATGATCCCCTTGCCAAGTCCTGGTGGACATCTGTCTAATGGACATAGTGCCATCTCTCCAACAAGCAGTGgcaacagcaataacaacaacaacagaggtGAGATGGGGCTAAACTTGAGCGCAGGTCAAATCACCCCGACCTCAGTCTCTGGATTTTTGCCAATGTCCAGTATGGGTAGTTCTCTGTCACCCTCAGGGAATTTGCATTCAAGTcccaacaataacaacaacaacaataataataacaacagtaatgccaacaacaataacagcaaggCATCAAGCACCCCAGACTGTGGCGCCATTGACCTCAGCAAAAAAGCTCAAGATATGAGCTTACAAAGAGGGTCGTGCGAAGACAACCTGGAACACTCTACCTGTCGCAACTGCGGGCACGCAAACAAGCTGAAGCTGCTGCGGTTCAATGTGGTTCGCATGCTGAGCATACTGGTCCCAAACCTAAATTTTGAAGAGAAGGGAATAAGTGCGGATAGTGACTCTGTTGATGAGCTGCTTCAGGATGTCATCGAGAGCAACACTCATGACGACGACATGCTTCTTTAG